A window from Moritella yayanosii encodes these proteins:
- the yqiA gene encoding esterase YqiA, with product MLLLYLHGFNSSPKSIKAQQLADYLGLYHPEITIEIPHLSPYPQQAWLQIEAIVAGYPGYQLSVVGSSLGGYYATKVNQVYHCPAVIVNPAVKPYELLVDYLGENTNPYTDHVFTLTEQHIDELRGLDCPTLVHPETIWALLQTDDEVLDYNQATAKYNAAKLTVEQGGDHAFIGFERYLSDILTFLAFK from the coding sequence ATGCTTCTGCTCTATTTGCACGGTTTTAATAGTTCGCCAAAGTCGATTAAAGCACAACAATTGGCCGATTATCTTGGCTTGTACCACCCCGAGATAACTATTGAAATCCCGCATTTATCACCTTATCCGCAACAAGCGTGGTTACAGATAGAAGCGATTGTGGCAGGTTATCCTGGTTATCAGTTAAGCGTGGTGGGCAGTTCACTCGGTGGTTATTATGCGACGAAAGTGAATCAGGTATATCATTGTCCTGCGGTCATTGTTAATCCGGCGGTCAAACCTTATGAATTGCTGGTGGATTATTTAGGTGAGAACACCAATCCGTATACCGACCACGTATTTACCCTTACCGAACAGCACATTGATGAACTACGAGGATTGGATTGTCCGACATTAGTTCACCCTGAAACGATCTGGGCACTATTACAGACCGATGATGAAGTGTTAGACTATAACCAAGCAACAGCAAAATATAATGCGGCTAAATTAACGGTAGAGCAGGGCGGTGATCATGCTTTTATCGGATTTGAACGCTATCTTAGCGATATTTTAACCTTTCTTGCATTCAAGTAG
- the parE gene encoding DNA topoisomerase IV subunit B, producing MTQEYNAGSIEVLNGLEPVRRRPGMYTDTVRPNHLGQEVIDNSVDEALAGHAQSITVTLHADQSLEVSDDGRGMPVDIHPVEGVSGVELILSKLHAGGKFSNDSYQFSGGLHGVGISVVNALSKRIEITIRRGGQIYQIAFEHGEKVSELEVIGTIGIRTTGTKVHFWPDPSYFDSGNFSAKRLVHNLRAKAVLCPGLSIKFDDKVNKEKHAWCFEMGLQDYLMESLQQWPTIPEAPFVGCFYANHEAADWAVIWLPEGGESVTESYVNLIPTVLGGTHVNGLRQGLLDAMREFCEFRNLLPRGVKLTPDDIWDRCSYILSVKIQDPQFAGQTKERLSSRQCAAFVSGVVKDSFSLWLNSNTDLAELLADLCINNAQKRLKASKKVARKRVTSGPALPGKLTDCSGQDPMRSELFLVEGDSAGGSAKQARDREFQAVMPLRGKILNTWEVDSAQVLASEEVHNISVALGIDPGSDDISGLRYGKICILADADSDGLHIATLLCALFYKHFRTMVEAGHAFVAMPPLYRIDIGKEVFYALDEAEKNGILDRIEAEKKRGKVNVQRFKGLGEMNPLQLRETTMDPNTRRLVRLTIDDADKTFAMMDMLLAKKRASDRRAWLEDKGNMLSDS from the coding sequence ATGACTCAAGAATATAACGCGGGCTCGATTGAAGTCCTAAATGGTCTCGAACCAGTACGTCGTAGACCCGGTATGTATACCGACACAGTACGCCCTAATCACCTTGGCCAAGAAGTTATCGATAATAGTGTCGATGAAGCGTTAGCTGGTCATGCTCAGAGCATAACCGTTACCTTACATGCAGACCAATCGTTAGAAGTGAGCGATGATGGTCGTGGTATGCCAGTGGATATTCACCCTGTGGAAGGGGTGAGTGGTGTTGAGCTGATTTTATCTAAGTTACATGCGGGTGGTAAATTCTCGAACGATAGTTATCAATTCTCCGGTGGTCTACATGGGGTAGGTATTTCGGTGGTAAACGCATTATCGAAACGTATTGAAATCACTATTCGCCGGGGTGGCCAAATCTATCAAATCGCTTTTGAACATGGCGAAAAGGTGTCTGAATTAGAAGTGATTGGTACCATTGGCATTCGTACCACGGGTACCAAGGTCCATTTCTGGCCGGATCCGAGCTATTTTGATTCGGGTAATTTTTCCGCTAAACGCTTAGTACATAACTTACGCGCTAAAGCGGTATTGTGTCCTGGTTTAAGCATTAAGTTTGACGATAAAGTGAATAAAGAAAAACATGCCTGGTGTTTCGAAATGGGCCTGCAAGACTACTTAATGGAATCGTTGCAACAGTGGCCGACAATACCTGAAGCGCCGTTTGTGGGCTGTTTTTATGCCAATCATGAAGCGGCTGACTGGGCGGTGATCTGGTTGCCTGAAGGCGGAGAGTCGGTGACCGAAAGTTATGTTAACTTGATCCCGACAGTGCTCGGTGGTACCCATGTTAATGGTTTACGTCAAGGTCTGCTCGATGCAATGCGTGAGTTCTGTGAATTTCGTAATTTATTGCCGCGTGGCGTGAAGTTAACTCCAGATGATATTTGGGACCGTTGCTCTTATATCTTGTCGGTTAAAATACAAGATCCACAATTTGCCGGACAAACCAAAGAACGTTTGTCATCACGTCAGTGTGCTGCGTTTGTTTCTGGTGTGGTTAAAGATTCGTTTTCATTATGGTTAAACTCCAATACCGATCTGGCTGAGCTGCTGGCTGATTTGTGTATTAACAACGCGCAGAAACGCTTAAAAGCCAGTAAGAAAGTGGCGCGTAAGCGGGTGACCAGTGGTCCTGCATTACCGGGTAAATTAACCGATTGTTCGGGTCAAGACCCAATGCGTTCAGAACTGTTCTTAGTGGAAGGTGACTCTGCGGGAGGTTCTGCGAAACAAGCGCGTGATCGTGAGTTTCAAGCAGTCATGCCATTGCGCGGTAAGATCTTAAATACTTGGGAAGTTGATTCTGCCCAAGTACTTGCTTCAGAAGAAGTGCATAATATTTCTGTGGCGCTGGGTATTGACCCTGGCTCGGATGATATTTCCGGGTTACGTTATGGCAAAATCTGTATCTTAGCCGATGCCGACTCTGATGGTCTACACATTGCGACCTTGTTATGCGCCTTGTTCTATAAACATTTTAGAACCATGGTTGAAGCCGGACATGCGTTTGTGGCCATGCCGCCGTTATATCGTATCGATATCGGTAAAGAAGTGTTTTATGCATTAGATGAAGCCGAGAAAAATGGCATTCTCGATCGTATCGAAGCCGAGAAAAAACGCGGTAAAGTCAACGTGCAACGTTTTAAAGGACTGGGTGAAATGAATCCGTTACAATTGCGGGAAACTACCATGGATCCTAATACCCGCCGTTTAGTCCGTTTAACGATTGATGATGCAGACAAAACATTCGCCATGATGGATATGCTACTTGCCAAAAAACGCGCTTCAGATCGCCGAGCTTGGTTAGAAGATAAAGGTAACATGCTCAGCGATAGCTAG
- a CDS encoding Fe(3+) ABC transporter substrate-binding protein: protein MKKGIFGLSVLALTTSLMSATAVAGEEVNIYSNRQANLLNPILEQYTKDTGVKVNIVFAKKGLVDRMKREGRLSKADLLLTTDISRLVEAVESGVTQSVSSDVLEDNIPAKYRDPDGEWFALTTRVRNIYTSREVYGDVANITYEELADPKYKGQICMRSGKHPYNVALISSMISHHGEAETKEWLEGVKANLARKPQGNDRAQVKAIKEGVCTIALGNSYYLGKMLKDPKQVAWAESVNINFPNQENHGAHVNVSGMVLAKYAPNKGNAVKLMEYLSGAKAQKMYAEVNMEYPVKAGIKASELVSSWGEFNADYMPVAEIAKHRKAALRLLDEVKFDL, encoded by the coding sequence ATGAAAAAAGGAATATTTGGTTTATCTGTTTTGGCATTAACAACGTCACTCATGAGCGCTACGGCTGTTGCTGGTGAAGAAGTTAATATTTATTCAAATCGCCAAGCGAATTTGCTTAATCCGATCCTTGAACAATACACTAAAGATACTGGTGTGAAGGTTAACATTGTATTTGCCAAGAAAGGACTTGTAGATAGAATGAAACGTGAAGGTCGTTTATCAAAAGCTGATCTATTGCTAACCACTGATATCAGCCGCTTAGTTGAAGCTGTTGAAAGTGGTGTCACTCAGTCAGTCTCAAGCGACGTATTAGAAGATAACATTCCAGCGAAATACCGTGATCCAGATGGCGAATGGTTTGCACTGACTACACGTGTTCGTAACATTTATACATCACGTGAAGTGTATGGCGACGTTGCTAATATCACTTATGAAGAACTTGCAGACCCTAAATATAAAGGTCAAATCTGTATGCGTTCGGGTAAACACCCATACAACGTAGCACTTATCTCATCGATGATCTCGCATCACGGTGAAGCTGAAACTAAAGAATGGTTAGAAGGCGTGAAAGCTAACCTAGCACGTAAACCACAAGGTAACGATCGTGCACAAGTTAAAGCGATTAAAGAAGGCGTTTGTACTATTGCGCTTGGTAACAGCTACTACTTAGGTAAAATGCTAAAAGATCCAAAACAAGTTGCTTGGGCTGAATCGGTTAACATTAACTTCCCTAACCAAGAAAACCACGGCGCGCACGTGAACGTTTCTGGTATGGTATTAGCTAAATACGCACCGAACAAAGGTAACGCGGTTAAACTAATGGAATACCTATCTGGCGCGAAAGCACAAAAAATGTATGCTGAAGTTAACATGGAATACCCAGTTAAAGCCGGTATCAAAGCATCTGAGCTAGTTTCATCTTGGGGTGAATTTAACGCAGATTACATGCCTGTCGCAGAAATTGCAAAACATCGTAAAGCTGCACTAAGACTACTTGATGAAGTTAAGTTCGACTTGTAG